One window of the Thermodesulfomicrobium sp. WS genome contains the following:
- the fliE gene encoding flagellar hook-basal body complex protein FliE yields the protein MAITPVALKAYAQAAQATASREKVRAAASATETQARSFSETVRQSLASVNDLQQDKAKLIEEFASGKNQNVHELMIGLQKASLAMELTAAVRNKVMNAYQEVMRLQF from the coding sequence ATGGCTATTACCCCCGTCGCCCTCAAGGCCTACGCCCAGGCAGCACAGGCCACTGCTTCCCGAGAAAAGGTCCGCGCTGCGGCTTCCGCCACCGAAACCCAGGCCCGCAGCTTTTCCGAGACCGTCCGCCAGTCCCTCGCGTCGGTCAACGACCTGCAGCAGGACAAGGCCAAGCTCATCGAAGAATTCGCCTCCGGCAAAAACCAAAATGTGCATGAGCTCATGATCGGACTGCAAAAAGCGAGTCTCGCCATGGAACTCACCGCTGCGGTGCGCAACAAAGTGATGAACGCCTATCAGGAAGTGATGCGGTTGCAGTTCTAA